The Alnus glutinosa chromosome 7, dhAlnGlut1.1, whole genome shotgun sequence genome includes a region encoding these proteins:
- the LOC133873850 gene encoding early nodulin-20-like isoform X1: MFSFLSSPQIFPPSLHLPQNLPTVDHRSELRRPSGSSDQFLTSPPPFRAPSFFRFRRGVSHKPATMASSVILPVPTRCFARASHRFELRHSSGSDEVPHRLLRSPSPSPTTRHCQAPSPSFSIFGQSPPTGRLPVPALFHLRPFSSSGFPPNPSPSSLGLRQKFLNGFITIGLDFTTRR; encoded by the coding sequence ATGTTCTCATTTTTgtcttccccccaaattttccctccctctctccatctaccccaaaatcttcccaccgtcgaccaccGTTCGGAGCTCCGTCGTCCTTCCGGTTCCAGCGACCAGTTTCTCACGAgcccgccaccgttccgagcTCCATCATTCTTCCGGTTCCGACGAGGTGTTTCGCACAAGCCCGCCACCATGGCGAGCTCCGTCATTCTTCCGGTTCCGACGAGGTGTTTCGCACGAGCCAGCCACCGGTTCGAGCTCCGTCATTCTTCCGGTTCCGACGAGGTCCCCCACCGTCTACTtcgatctccatctccatctccgacCACTAGGCACTGCCAGGCGCCAtcaccgtcgttctccatcttcggccaaaGCCCACCCACCGGCCGTCTTCCAGTTCcggccctcttccatctccggcCGTTTTCCAGCTCCGGCTTCCCCCCAAATCCGTCTCCTTCAAGTCTAGGTCTCCGTCAG
- the LOC133873850 gene encoding early nodulin-20-like isoform X2, whose product MFSFLSSPQIFPPSLHLPQNLPTVDHRSELRRPSGSSDQFLTSPPPFRAPSFFRFRRGVSHKPATMASSVILPVPTRCFARASHRFELRHSSGSDEVPHRLLRSPSPSPTTRHCQAPSPSFSIFGQSPPTGRLPVPALFHLRPFSSSGFPPNPSPSSLGLRQEMAPPQPYPLVLY is encoded by the coding sequence ATGTTCTCATTTTTgtcttccccccaaattttccctccctctctccatctaccccaaaatcttcccaccgtcgaccaccGTTCGGAGCTCCGTCGTCCTTCCGGTTCCAGCGACCAGTTTCTCACGAgcccgccaccgttccgagcTCCATCATTCTTCCGGTTCCGACGAGGTGTTTCGCACAAGCCCGCCACCATGGCGAGCTCCGTCATTCTTCCGGTTCCGACGAGGTGTTTCGCACGAGCCAGCCACCGGTTCGAGCTCCGTCATTCTTCCGGTTCCGACGAGGTCCCCCACCGTCTACTtcgatctccatctccatctccgacCACTAGGCACTGCCAGGCGCCAtcaccgtcgttctccatcttcggccaaaGCCCACCCACCGGCCGTCTTCCAGTTCcggccctcttccatctccggcCGTTTTCCAGCTCCGGCTTCCCCCCAAATCCGTCTCCTTCAAGTCTAGGTCTCCGTCAG